In a genomic window of Pararge aegeria chromosome 7, ilParAegt1.1, whole genome shotgun sequence:
- the LOC120624883 gene encoding AF4/FMR2 family member lilli-like, protein MKSLPTPLSVIAATPRKELENKFIFNHFTNRVQENPQLASNDLKQPLTKPGLDNRISNSRSSVSPDVVNNLRLSESDDEVAATTTRLEPILSPIGSGGSPSSGSESSPSDSEESESSSGESTAGAAPPSAPTPPNPQPAVPPCLSSWGLRNFAPPPAQPPDHADLSNVLADAKGKPSPISELSDSEASSPSPGARRRRTQANRVMSAASSDEEAPRPAPVRTQPSPSVTATIPNSSQSTGVKRGRPPKTRTPEERPPKKKRGRPPKTRPPSPAPDSEPEPEPPQHNPLQGTKTHIFRKVFTQRLKDECGGKGGKGGKGKGGKGKGQVTIIEATAPESGMDDDDRRVRDRSVERRNEEAIARVSPPQEPETLTRKREAERMANERIQERVSIERPDHRRSADRIPDRPTERTPNDRIPDRTDRFPDRQSSDRLPPDRLSTDRLHDRLSNDRLSSDRLSDRSSDRSSLSSSERKSSDRLSGEKMLERIQNDKLSIERIPIERIPSEKFERLSSDKLSHERLSSDSKLSHDRLSGEKISHDRSSNDKLSHERLSSDKLSHDRLSIEKLSHERLSSDKIGHDRISNDKIAHDRLSNDKIGHDRLSSDKVGHERLLTDKLGHERLTSDKIGHERLSSDKLSIDRLPGDKLPLERVERIAPERYIRAEADVGFVATLSNGGERVSRGRASYTVRIPLSRLRPDTLRALQRPPRRAKPPPPTPPTPPTDHSLESAGSALAALERRGGRTPIYYSYFERLPADALSDEERDHKYYLTEAKRLRTAAEREQEPLARVMLYLESVLCFVLTGRVLELELDTKKAFTIYRETIEYIKSIHSMPQRFRASPHSTFSKLDILSLRVQALLYLRMFKMYNREVKEYNKIVQEYQQKPACAEAIPGAPAAASSARSASPMSPSPSPAGSVGSGSGSGSSGYCSLPHAAPGAAPPNYNGPPYCSITHAVPAHAHNALLQLTKYYTFLYVAHDLWEQADCLCRLRANQDLFIAVDRKCGPLTLFSTFRHLVQYVRHAISLLKNAPRE, encoded by the exons CATCCTCTCACCAATTGGTTCCGGTGGCAGCCCAAGCTCCGGCAGCGAGTCTTCCCCATCTGATTCTGAGGAGTCGGAATCTTCATCAGGGGAGTCCACTGCAGGGGCGGCGCCGCCCTCAGCACCAACGCCTCCCAACCCACAACCCGCAGTGCCCCCCTGCCTGAGCTCCTGGGGCCTGAGGAACTTCGCTCCGCCGCCAGCGCAGCCCCCGGACCATGCGGACCTTAGCAATGTTCTTGCAGATGCCAAGGGAAAGCCG AGTCCAATTTCCGAGTTGTCGGACTCAGAGGCTTCATCACCGTCACCGGGCGCGAGACGGCGTCGGACGCAAGCAAACCGCGTCATGTCCGCGGCCTCCAGCGATGAAGAGGCCCCCAGACCGGCCCCG GTTCGAACTCAGCCTTCGCCTTCCGTAACTGCAACAATCCCAAACAGCTCCCAAAGCACGGGCGTTAAGCGCGGCAGACCCCCCAAAACTAGAACTCCAGAAGAAAGACCCCCCAAGAAGAAACGGGGCAGACCCCCTAAGACGAGGCCCCCCTCTCCTGCGCCCGACAGTGAGCCTGAGCCCGAGCCCCCACAACACAATCCTTTACAGGGCACCAAGACACACATCTTCCGCAAG GTATTTACTCAAAGACTTAAGGATGAATGCGGTGGGAAAGGCGGTAAAGGCGGCAAAGGAAAAGGAGGAAAAGGCAAAGGCCAAGTTACAATAATCGAAGCGACTGCTCCAGAATCAGGAATGGACGATGACGATCGAAGGGTCAGAGATCGTTCTGTTGAAAGAAGGAACGAAGAAGCAATCGCCCGGGTTTCGCCTCCACAGGAACCGGAAACGCTCACGAGGAAACGAGAGGCAGAACGAATGGCTAACGAGAGAATACAGGAAAGAGTCTCCATCGAAAGGCCGGACCATCGCCGCTCTGCAGACAGAATACCCGACAGACCCACTGAAAGAACCCCAAATGACAGGATACCAGACCGAACGGATCGTTTTCCGGACAGACAATCGAGCGACCGATTACCGCCCGACCGACTGTCGACCGACCGGTTACATGACAGACTGTCGAACGATCGATTGTCATCGGACAGACTATCGGATCGGTCGTCAGATCGGTCTTCGCTATCATCTTCGGAAAGAAAATCTAGCGACCGGTTATCAGGAGAAAAAATGTTAGAACGGATACAAAACGATAAACTTTCCATCGAACGGATACCGATCGAGCGCATACCAAGTGAGAAGTTCGAAAGACTATCGAGCGATAAATTGTCACATGAACGATTATCAAGTGATAGTAAATTGTCACACGATCGGTTGTCGGGGGAAAAGATATCACACGATCGCTCGTCAAATGATAAACTTTCACACGAACGGTTGTCGAGTGACAAACTCTCTCACGACCGGCTATCTATAGAGAAACTCTCTCACGAGCGGTTATCGAGTGACAAGATCGGCCACGATCGGATATCAAATGACAAGATCGCCCACGATCGGTTATCAAATGACAAGATTGGCCACGATCGGTTATCAAGTGACAAAGTTGGTCACGAACGATTATTGACTGACAAACTCGGCCACGAGCGATTAACGAGTGATAAAATTGGACATGAGCGGTTGTCAAGTGACAAGTTATCAATAGATCGGTTACCTGGGGACAAGTTACCTTTGGAGAGGGTCGAACGGATCGCGCCAGAACGATATATCCGGGCTGAGGCTGATGTCGGATTCGTGGCTACCTTATCTAATg GAGGCGAGCGTGTGTCCCGCGGGCGCGCATCGTATACAGTACGCATCCCGTTGTCCCGCCTGCGTCCTGACACGCTGCGTGCATTGCAGCGGCCCCCTAGGAGGGCAAAGCCACCGCCCCCTACCCCGCCTACACCACCTACCGATCAC TCTCTGGAGAGTGCTGGATCTGCTCTCGCAGCGCTGGAGCGGCGCGGGGGACGCACGCCCATCTACTACTCCTACTTCGAGCGACTGCCGGCCGATGCGCTGTCAGACGAGGAGCGAGACCACAA ATACTACCTCACTGAAGCCAAACGCCTACGCACGGCAGCGGAAAGAGAGCAGGAGCCCCTAGCTCGCGTGATGCTATACCTGGAGTCGGTTCTCTGCTTTGTGCTGACGGGACGAGTGTTGGAACTAGAGCTCGATACCAAGAAAGCCTTCACAATATACCGCGAGACTATCGAGTACATCAAATCTATACACTCGATGCCGCAGCGATTCCGAGCGTCTCCTCATTCAACCTTCAGCAAGCTGGATATTCTGAG ccTTCGAGTACAAGCTCTCTTATATCTGCGGATGTTCAAAATGTACAATCGGGAGGTAAAAGAGTACAACAAGATTGTGCAGGAATACCAACAAAAG CCGGCATGCGCGGAAGCAATACCCGGCGCTCCAGCGGCTGCGTCTTCGGCCAGATCAGCGTCCCCCATGTCACCATCACCATCCCCAGCTGGCTCCGTCGGCTCGGGCTCCGGATCTGGATCGTCCGGCTACTGCTCCCTGCCCCACGCAGCACCGGGTGCCGCGCCCCCCAACTACAACGGTCCGCCGTACTGCAGCATCACGCACGCAGTACCTGCGCACGCGCACAACGCGCTGTTACAGCTCACCAAGTACTACACGTTCCTGTATGTTGCGCACGATTTATGGGAGCAAGCGGATTGCTTATGTCGACTGCGAGCGAACCAGG ATCTGTTCATCGCAGTGGACCGCAAGTGCGGACCACTTACGCTGTTCTCCACGTTCCGCCATCTTGTTCAGTACGTGCGGCACGCGATCTCCCTCCTGAAGAACGCGCCGCGAGAGTGA